Within the Solibacillus silvestris genome, the region CCGAAAACGATACATTCACCATATAGGAGTATTTTTCAACAGTTCCATACAGCTCTTCATACAGTAATCCGAATCTTGTTTTCAGTTCCTCGCGCCAATGCATTTCCAAATACGTATCGTTAAAGGGTTCCATATCCTCATCAACCGAAACCGCTACTTCCAGATCGGGATTCTTCTTTGGGTGAGCGATGATATGATAGTACCCGAAATCTTCGCCCAATGGTTTGGAGTAAGTTGATTCATCTATCACAAAGTCTATGTTATATTTTTCTTCAAGAGAAGCTTCGGCGGCGTTTTTTGCTTTGAAGCTTATAACTGGGTAGTAAAAATAATCAAATGAAGCAATCGTGAGAATTAAAATAAAGAAGCCTGGAATCGCTAGTAACGCAATCGTTATTATTCGCATCGGAGTTTCTCCTAATACGTATAGCGTGCTACTTGCTCACCTTCAATAACAAAGCCGTCTATTTCCCGGAAGCCCATTTTTTCATAGATGCGCTTTGCATGCTCATTGTCAGGTTCATAAGAAAGGCTAATCGTTTGGTTGTGAGGCTCTTTCATTGCTCGAATATCCTCTATGACGAGCTGAACTGCTTCTTTCCCATATCCTTTTCCCTGATGTTTCTGGTCAATCATCATACGGTAAATCCAGTATTCATTGTCATCTTCATCAATACCATAAAGTGTAAATCCGACCATTTCTTCACCGTAGTAAATTCCTTTTGCATGGAAATTTTCCAAAAAGTTCAGCTGCGCCAGTGACACCGTATTTGATGCTACAAACTTTACTTGATCCTCCCGCACTTTTAATGAAATCGCTTTTATCCAATTGTCTTTTGTAATCGTTTTTAAATGCAGCATTTCTTTTACCCTCTCTCATGTAAAGTGAAGTGTCGTGCATTACGCACTAATAATTAATACCATAAAAGGGAGTGGAATTGAATATTACATTTTACCGCATTTCATAAAATTAAAAGGAGTTGGAAAAACTGCTGAAAGTCCCAAAAATCTCTTGTTTATATAACTGGGGGTATGTGGATATGAAGTTTACGATGATTAATCCATTGTCT harbors:
- a CDS encoding murein transglycosylase, coding for MRIITIALLAIPGFFILILTIASFDYFYYPVISFKAKNAAEASLEEKYNIDFVIDESTYSKPLGEDFGYYHIIAHPKKNPDLEVAVSVDEDMEPFNDTYLEMHWREELKTRFGLLYEELYGTVEKYSYMVNVSFSEEIKAAYNHNDTYEEILQKEANGIGNIVFANVLLESPDQMDDQLEKAYKMMQHFKKQNLNYFNIEIVYFNENLKKQLKKKDSKLTYNEFLFKHLDERAVRFYFSYDSEDEESIKELNQLKSPADLEQYLKEIRGN
- a CDS encoding spermidine acetyltransferase, giving the protein MLHLKTITKDNWIKAISLKVREDQVKFVASNTVSLAQLNFLENFHAKGIYYGEEMVGFTLYGIDEDDNEYWIYRMMIDQKHQGKGYGKEAVQLVIEDIRAMKEPHNQTISLSYEPDNEHAKRIYEKMGFREIDGFVIEGEQVARYTY